A stretch of Methanosphaerula palustris E1-9c DNA encodes these proteins:
- a CDS encoding 2-amino-3,7-dideoxy-D-threo-hept-6-ulosonate synthase produces the protein MIGKEIRMERILDRNTGRAVIIPMDHGFTMGQIDGLLNMSETISRISDGGANAIILHKGMVKAGHRRHGRDIGLIVHLSASTSLNPDPNDKVLVCTVEEAIALGADAVSIHINLGAPNESKMLEAAGEISRDCTRWGMPLLIMIYARGQGVDGSSPAAVGHCVRVAEELGADLIKTTYTGDPVSFARIVKACSVPVLIAGGEKAGDLETLEAIRDSVAAGGAGVCVGRNAFQREQPREFVHAVCSVVHELVPPKEALEQP, from the coding sequence ATGATCGGAAAGGAGATCAGAATGGAACGAATTCTCGACCGGAACACCGGCCGGGCTGTCATCATCCCGATGGACCACGGGTTCACGATGGGGCAGATCGACGGACTGTTGAACATGAGCGAGACGATCTCGCGGATCAGCGACGGCGGGGCCAATGCGATCATCCTCCACAAGGGGATGGTCAAGGCCGGTCACCGCCGGCATGGCCGTGATATCGGACTGATCGTCCATCTCTCGGCCTCGACCTCGCTGAACCCGGACCCGAACGACAAGGTGCTGGTCTGCACCGTCGAGGAGGCGATCGCCCTCGGGGCTGATGCGGTCTCGATCCATATCAACCTCGGGGCCCCGAACGAGTCGAAGATGCTCGAGGCAGCCGGGGAGATTTCCCGGGACTGCACCCGGTGGGGGATGCCGCTGCTGATCATGATCTATGCCCGCGGCCAGGGGGTCGATGGCTCCAGCCCGGCCGCCGTCGGTCACTGTGTCCGGGTGGCCGAGGAGCTCGGCGCCGATCTGATCAAGACCACCTACACCGGCGACCCGGTCTCGTTCGCACGGATCGTCAAGGCCTGCTCGGTGCCGGTGCTGATCGCCGGCGGGGAGAAGGCCGGCGACCTCGAGACCCTGGAGGCGATCCGGGATTCGGTCGCGGCCGGCGGGGCCGGGGTCTGCGTCGGGCGGAACGCCTTCCAGCGGGAGCAGCCCCGCGAGTTCGTCCATGCGGTCTGCAGCGTGGTCCACGAACTGGTTCCCCCGAAGGAAGCCCTGGAGCAGCCATGA
- the aroA gene encoding 3-phosphoshikimate 1-carboxyvinyltransferase, with product MDQTLQQHGPVDLAFTAPPSKSFTHRALIIAALADGESLIRGPLIAEDTLLTVRALQALGADITDTPEGYRVQGTDGRPDCAEGTVLDLKNSGTSLRLLSSIALLCSSTAGVTLTGSPRMQQRPIGELGDAIRTLGGSVRYLAADGYPPCVVQGPLVGGEATLDGSVSSQFISSLLLAAPYAVRPVDLKVARQPVSRSYLEITGAVMAAFGVPVRRVGYTHFTVQPARYRGREYTVEGDYSSASYFFALAATLGGKVTVRNLNHDSVQGDRLFVAALKAMGCRVTRETDGVTIERTKNLHGISIDMTTAPDTVQTLAVVAALADSPTTITGVGHLQYKESDRVAVTAGTLRALGCTVDISADAITIHPGPLHGGVIDPHDDHRTAMAFAVLGLAVGDVTIEDPACVGKSFPKFWNALAAGGLL from the coding sequence ATGGATCAGACACTCCAGCAGCACGGGCCGGTGGACCTGGCCTTCACCGCTCCGCCCTCCAAGTCCTTCACCCACCGGGCTCTGATCATCGCAGCCCTGGCTGACGGGGAGTCACTGATCCGCGGCCCCCTGATCGCGGAGGACACCCTGTTGACAGTCCGGGCACTCCAGGCACTCGGTGCCGATATCACCGACACACCGGAAGGCTACCGGGTGCAGGGGACCGACGGCCGGCCCGACTGCGCAGAGGGGACCGTCCTGGACCTAAAGAACTCGGGGACGAGCCTCCGGCTGCTCAGTTCGATCGCCCTCCTCTGCTCCAGCACCGCCGGGGTCACGCTGACCGGCTCCCCCCGGATGCAGCAGCGGCCGATCGGAGAACTCGGCGACGCGATCCGAACCCTCGGCGGCTCGGTCCGATACCTGGCCGCAGACGGTTACCCGCCCTGTGTCGTGCAGGGGCCGCTCGTCGGCGGCGAAGCGACCCTCGACGGCTCGGTCAGCAGCCAGTTCATCTCGTCGCTGCTGCTGGCTGCCCCATATGCTGTCCGTCCGGTGGACCTGAAGGTCGCCCGGCAGCCGGTCTCCCGATCGTACCTGGAGATCACCGGTGCGGTGATGGCCGCGTTCGGGGTTCCGGTCAGGCGGGTGGGGTACACCCACTTTACCGTCCAGCCGGCCCGGTACCGCGGACGGGAGTACACGGTGGAGGGAGACTACTCGTCCGCCTCGTACTTCTTCGCCCTGGCCGCCACCCTCGGCGGGAAGGTGACGGTCAGAAATCTGAATCATGACTCGGTGCAGGGCGACCGGCTCTTCGTTGCAGCGCTCAAAGCGATGGGCTGCCGGGTCACCAGGGAGACCGACGGCGTCACCATCGAGCGGACCAAAAACCTCCACGGGATCTCCATCGATATGACCACAGCCCCTGACACGGTCCAGACCCTCGCGGTGGTGGCCGCCCTGGCCGACTCGCCGACAACCATCACCGGGGTCGGCCATCTCCAGTACAAGGAGAGCGACCGGGTGGCCGTGACCGCTGGGACCCTCAGAGCCCTCGGCTGCACCGTCGACATCAGCGCCGACGCGATCACCATTCATCCCGGACCCCTTCATGGCGGGGTGATCGACCCGCACGACGACCACCGGACAGCGATGGCCTTCGCCGTCCTCGGGCTGGCCGTTGGTGATGTCACGATCGAAGACCCCGCCTGTGTCGGCAAGTCGTTCCCGAAATTCTGGAACGCACTCGCCGCAGGAGGATTATTATGA
- a CDS encoding TrmB family transcriptional regulator, which translates to MIDDSLLLHLKGIGMSEYEAKVYVILSALRVASAREIHEQTKIPRGRIYETLTSLAQKGFIVSSGTSPVRYSPVDVFQMFEQLKQESVKSLDGLYQRLKALETETPEPLMQGYKLSTEWTRDNQIRMMLRRAKSELILLCNDEVFITRYGSDISRAAKRVLVYLVVGRKELAQFAPIKCFTGGSDIEASLFHHEEGEKNGLSMQLLLMADRRESLSILEDNGRLTGIFICPDIYASYLSRKIVQEIQPVDRSRR; encoded by the coding sequence ATGATCGATGATTCGTTACTTCTGCATCTGAAAGGGATCGGGATGAGTGAATACGAGGCGAAGGTGTATGTCATTCTGTCTGCATTACGGGTGGCAAGTGCCCGTGAAATTCACGAACAGACGAAGATTCCCCGTGGCAGAATCTACGAAACCCTCACCTCGTTGGCCCAAAAAGGGTTTATCGTTTCTTCCGGTACGTCGCCGGTGCGGTACTCGCCGGTTGATGTTTTCCAGATGTTCGAGCAGTTGAAACAGGAATCCGTGAAATCCCTTGACGGATTGTATCAGCGTCTGAAAGCCTTGGAGACCGAGACACCGGAACCGCTCATGCAGGGATATAAACTGAGTACTGAGTGGACGCGGGACAATCAAATTCGGATGATGTTGCGTCGGGCGAAATCAGAACTTATCCTTCTCTGCAATGATGAAGTCTTCATCACCAGATATGGCAGTGATATTTCCCGTGCGGCAAAACGGGTTTTGGTATACCTTGTCGTCGGAAGAAAGGAACTTGCCCAGTTCGCGCCGATAAAATGCTTCACTGGAGGGAGTGATATTGAGGCATCCCTCTTTCACCATGAAGAGGGAGAGAAGAACGGGCTCTCGATGCAATTGTTGCTGATGGCTGACCGCCGGGAGTCTCTCTCGATTCTGGAAGACAACGGGAGATTGACGGGAATTTTTATCTGTCCTGATATCTACGCCAGTTATCTGTCGCGAAAAATTGTGCAGGAGATTCAACCGGTCGACAGGTCGCGGAGGTGA
- a CDS encoding SOS response-associated peptidase produces MCGRNSLVWTDDRSNRFRVPLTNRGGRSRFNVAPSQTMPVIVNDGQVLMVMMAWGLLPHWANSLQGSNCPINARAETLAEKPLFRGLLKQHRCLIPASGFYEWKWAGSRKQPYYFRLNESPLFAFTGLYDVWHGADGNAYPTYTIITTEANELVNPIHNRMPVILRPEDEGRWLTSTPPAPDEMTAILGAYPSEAMEAGPVSPRVNNPTEDDEVLIARVL; encoded by the coding sequence ATGTGTGGCCGGAACTCTCTCGTATGGACGGACGACCGCAGCAACCGGTTCAGAGTCCCCCTGACGAACCGGGGCGGCCGGTCCCGTTTCAATGTCGCACCGTCCCAGACGATGCCGGTGATCGTGAATGACGGTCAGGTGTTGATGGTCATGATGGCGTGGGGGCTTCTCCCGCACTGGGCGAACAGCCTGCAGGGATCGAATTGTCCCATCAACGCCCGGGCGGAGACGCTGGCCGAGAAGCCGCTCTTCCGCGGGCTGCTGAAGCAGCACCGGTGCCTGATCCCGGCGAGCGGGTTTTACGAGTGGAAGTGGGCCGGCTCTCGCAAGCAACCCTACTACTTCCGCCTGAACGAGTCGCCCCTCTTCGCCTTCACCGGCCTCTACGACGTCTGGCACGGGGCCGATGGGAATGCTTACCCGACCTACACGATCATCACGACGGAAGCCAACGAACTCGTCAACCCGATCCACAACCGCATGCCGGTGATCCTCAGGCCTGAGGACGAGGGACGCTGGCTGACCTCCACGCCGCCAGCACCGGACGAGATGACAGCGATCCTCGGGGCGTATCCCTCTGAAGCGATGGAGGCCGGCCCGGTCTCGCCCCGCGTGAACAACCCAACCGAGGACGACGAGGTGCTGATCGCCCGGGTCTTATGA
- a CDS encoding prephenate dehydratase translates to MTLLALGPEGTFSDHVARRLAGEDEEVRLMPTIGGIFAAVEAGEGDGVVPIENSEAGGVGPTLDGLQQHQVAITGEAYLLIVHSLASTKPLHSGMIVYAHQQTHEQCSTFIEAEHLTVVQTSSNAASAVAMQEHPGTGAIVSPQLAALYHLPIVATGVQNSTSNTTRFVRIGRRDGGRVGLVAGAEKCSILVDPHENRAGLLYDLLGVFAARGITLSRIESRPSKRGIGTYVFFIDLVLSTGWEDAIRELKQMTSVKEFGCYPLLEVN, encoded by the coding sequence ATGACCCTCCTCGCCCTCGGTCCGGAGGGGACCTTCAGTGATCATGTAGCCCGCCGGCTCGCTGGAGAGGATGAGGAGGTCCGGCTGATGCCGACGATCGGCGGGATCTTCGCCGCCGTCGAGGCCGGCGAGGGGGACGGGGTCGTTCCGATCGAGAACAGCGAGGCCGGCGGGGTCGGCCCGACCCTGGACGGGCTGCAGCAGCACCAGGTGGCGATCACCGGCGAGGCCTACCTGCTGATCGTTCACTCCCTGGCTTCAACAAAACCCCTCCACTCCGGGATGATCGTCTACGCCCACCAGCAGACCCATGAACAGTGCTCAACCTTCATCGAAGCAGAGCACCTGACGGTGGTCCAGACGAGCAGCAACGCGGCCAGCGCCGTCGCGATGCAGGAGCATCCGGGCACCGGGGCGATCGTCTCTCCGCAGCTCGCGGCCCTCTACCACCTGCCGATCGTCGCGACCGGGGTTCAGAACAGCACCTCGAACACCACCCGGTTCGTCAGGATCGGCCGGCGGGATGGGGGACGGGTCGGCCTTGTCGCGGGCGCTGAGAAGTGCAGTATTCTGGTCGACCCGCATGAGAACCGGGCCGGTCTCCTGTACGACCTGCTCGGGGTCTTTGCAGCCAGGGGGATCACCCTCTCACGGATCGAGTCCAGGCCCTCCAAGCGGGGGATCGGCACCTACGTCTTCTTCATCGACCTGGTCCTCTCCACAGGGTGGGAGGACGCGATCCGGGAGCTGAAGCAGATGACCTCGGTCAAAGAGTTCGGGTGCTACCCGCTGCTGGAGGTGAACTGA
- a CDS encoding 2-amino-3,7-dideoxy-D-threo-hept-6-ulosonate synthase, with protein sequence MRGKQIRLERIMNRQTRRTIIVPMDHGVSNGPITGLTDLDLAVNQVATGGANAVLGHIGLALYGHRMSGPDIGLILHLSASTCISPDPNEKVLVNTVTNALKMGADAVSMHVNIGANSEAKMLEDLGRVAIECMEWGMPLLAMMYPRGRNITDEHAVEHVKLAARVAAELGADIVKTVYTGDPDSFREVTGGCPVPVVVAGGAKSDDLSTLQLIEGAMEGGAMGISIGRNAFQHRSPTLFVQAAAAIVHEGRSATEAMEIIGERL encoded by the coding sequence ATGAGAGGTAAACAGATCCGTCTTGAACGAATAATGAACCGCCAGACCAGAAGAACGATCATCGTCCCGATGGACCACGGCGTCAGCAACGGCCCGATCACCGGTCTCACCGACCTGGACCTGGCCGTGAACCAGGTGGCGACCGGAGGAGCGAATGCCGTCCTCGGCCACATCGGCCTGGCCCTCTACGGCCACCGGATGAGCGGCCCGGATATTGGGCTGATCCTTCATCTCTCGGCCTCGACCTGCATCAGCCCCGACCCCAACGAGAAGGTGCTCGTCAACACCGTCACCAACGCGTTGAAGATGGGGGCCGATGCCGTCTCGATGCATGTGAACATCGGAGCCAACTCTGAGGCGAAGATGCTCGAGGACCTCGGCAGGGTCGCCATCGAGTGCATGGAGTGGGGGATGCCGCTCCTCGCGATGATGTACCCCCGGGGGAGAAACATCACCGACGAACACGCTGTCGAGCATGTGAAGCTGGCAGCCCGGGTGGCCGCCGAACTGGGAGCCGATATCGTCAAGACCGTCTACACCGGCGACCCGGACTCGTTCAGAGAGGTGACCGGCGGGTGTCCGGTGCCGGTGGTGGTGGCCGGCGGAGCGAAGAGCGACGACCTGAGCACTCTGCAGTTGATCGAGGGAGCGATGGAGGGAGGAGCGATGGGGATCTCGATCGGGCGGAATGCATTCCAGCACCGCTCGCCGACCCTCTTCGTCCAGGCCGCGGCCGCGATCGTCCACGAGGGGCGGTCGGCCACTGAAGCGATGGAGATTATCGGAGAAAGATTATGA
- a CDS encoding MFS transporter, protein MVITPFKPTKFQPTRWTLLFLLLSAMMILMGGAAIAPALPLISAAFPDTPDSLISLIVTLPSLAIAISGIFIGALSDKIGKMKILVASVAIFTIAGCSGYFLTSIHALLLSRIILGIGIAGITCTTSSLIPCYYEGPTRAKVLGYQAAAMGFGVLILEMSGGLLAGISWHAAFLIYLIGVVILAGVLLSMKEPVLPKIEKNTVEANEEFPLSLLLLTYITLFMGSMLFYLMPTKFPYFIANLDAARILGENTALISGLFLGIMGCAASIIGIFYGRLVWRFNQYTILAIIFICFGIGYCSLGLATSLPVVAFSVICIGLGNGILMPTILTWIATITPKQFLGRASGGFSVALNIGQFASSLVVVPVIAIAATTSTMFLAFGSLAFVIALPYLLAMMKERHTLPQGVVRKMESDL, encoded by the coding sequence ATGGTTATCACACCCTTTAAACCCACGAAATTTCAACCAACGAGATGGACATTACTTTTTCTCCTGCTCTCGGCCATGATGATCCTCATGGGAGGAGCAGCTATCGCGCCGGCTCTGCCATTGATCAGCGCAGCATTTCCCGATACACCAGACTCCCTCATCTCCTTAATTGTTACACTCCCTTCGCTCGCAATTGCCATCTCCGGCATCTTCATCGGTGCTCTTTCGGATAAGATCGGCAAAATGAAGATCCTTGTTGCCTCTGTTGCTATCTTCACCATCGCAGGATGTTCCGGATATTTTCTCACCTCGATACATGCACTATTACTCAGTAGAATCATCCTTGGAATCGGGATTGCCGGTATCACCTGCACGACATCCTCTCTGATCCCCTGTTATTACGAGGGACCTACCCGTGCCAAAGTTCTCGGTTATCAGGCGGCTGCTATGGGGTTCGGGGTATTAATTCTTGAAATGAGTGGGGGACTTCTCGCCGGGATCTCCTGGCATGCAGCGTTCCTGATCTACCTGATCGGTGTTGTCATTCTCGCAGGTGTACTTCTCTCGATGAAAGAGCCCGTTCTTCCGAAGATTGAAAAGAATACGGTAGAAGCCAATGAGGAGTTCCCTCTCTCCCTCCTCCTCTTAACCTACATAACCCTGTTTATGGGAAGCATGCTCTTCTACCTCATGCCTACGAAGTTCCCCTACTTTATTGCAAATCTTGATGCAGCACGGATCTTGGGCGAAAACACCGCACTTATCAGCGGTCTATTCCTTGGTATCATGGGTTGTGCCGCATCAATCATAGGTATCTTTTACGGGAGACTTGTCTGGAGATTCAACCAATACACGATCCTCGCCATCATATTCATCTGCTTTGGTATCGGGTACTGCAGTCTCGGGTTAGCCACGTCGCTTCCCGTTGTTGCTTTTTCAGTGATCTGTATCGGTCTGGGTAACGGTATTCTGATGCCGACGATCTTAACTTGGATCGCTACGATCACGCCAAAACAGTTCCTCGGCAGGGCAAGTGGCGGATTTTCGGTGGCCCTGAACATCGGCCAGTTCGCTTCCAGTCTTGTTGTCGTGCCGGTCATTGCCATTGCTGCGACAACCAGTACGATGTTCCTTGCATTCGGATCTCTGGCGTTTGTGATCGCCCTGCCATATCTTCTCGCGATGATGAAAGAACGGCATACCCTACCACAGGGAGTAGTCCGAAAAATGGAATCTGATCTATAA
- a CDS encoding 3-dehydroquinate synthase II, with protein sequence MKQCWVDLSCWNKDLATVALEAGVDAIVVDDAAKVNVLAKVTTIAPNGDLIPGKDVSMVTIVDKASEEACLEKAKLGPVIVSTGDWTVIPLENLVAQSDRIFAAVGSVEEARLALTILEQGVAGVVLMTTDPEVIRTVAAMVRGAGAKVPLVPFTLTVVRQLGMGDRVCIDTCSILADGEGMLVGNTSSAFFLVHAETIENLYVAPRPFRVNAGAVHAYVLTPGNRTAYLADLRAGDLVTVTAADGGTEEVIIGRLKIEKRPLLLVEGEAGGVKAGLVLQNAETIRLVGLDGKARSVVDLKPGDQVLGMVAEGGRHFGYAVKEQICEQ encoded by the coding sequence ATGAAACAGTGCTGGGTCGACCTCTCCTGCTGGAACAAGGACCTCGCGACGGTTGCCCTGGAGGCAGGGGTCGATGCGATCGTCGTCGACGATGCGGCGAAGGTGAACGTGTTGGCCAAGGTGACGACGATCGCCCCCAACGGGGATCTGATCCCCGGAAAGGACGTATCGATGGTGACGATCGTGGACAAGGCGAGCGAGGAGGCGTGCCTGGAGAAGGCGAAGCTCGGGCCGGTCATCGTCTCCACCGGGGACTGGACTGTCATTCCGCTCGAGAACCTGGTCGCCCAGTCGGACCGGATCTTTGCGGCGGTCGGCAGTGTCGAGGAGGCCCGGCTGGCCCTGACGATCCTGGAGCAGGGAGTCGCCGGCGTGGTGCTGATGACCACCGACCCTGAGGTGATCCGGACGGTCGCGGCGATGGTCCGGGGGGCCGGCGCGAAGGTGCCGCTCGTCCCGTTCACGCTGACAGTCGTCCGGCAGCTCGGGATGGGCGACCGCGTCTGCATCGACACCTGCTCCATCCTCGCCGACGGGGAGGGAATGCTGGTCGGGAACACCTCGTCCGCCTTCTTCCTGGTCCATGCCGAGACGATCGAGAACCTGTACGTGGCTCCGCGGCCGTTCCGGGTGAACGCCGGCGCCGTCCACGCCTACGTGCTCACCCCCGGGAACAGGACCGCCTACCTGGCCGACCTGCGGGCCGGCGACCTGGTGACGGTCACGGCCGCCGACGGCGGTACCGAGGAGGTGATCATCGGAAGGCTGAAGATCGAGAAGCGGCCGCTGCTGCTTGTCGAGGGGGAGGCCGGCGGGGTGAAGGCCGGGCTGGTGCTGCAGAACGCCGAAACGATCCGGCTCGTCGGGCTGGATGGCAAGGCCCGGTCGGTCGTCGACCTCAAGCCCGGCGACCAGGTGCTCGGGATGGTCGCCGAGGGTGGCCGCCACTTCGGGTACGCCGTGAAGGAGCAGATCTGTGAGCAGTGA
- the aroE gene encoding shikimate dehydrogenase, translating to MRIVLTGLRGTGKTAVGEALAALYHLPLIDSDGLIEKEAGMAIPKIFATEGEEGFRRREHQAIAGLPVGPAVISTGGGVLLDQQNLVALRHESTMVLLTADLETMYRRTITSDRPPLTGEPLMDEIRTVAAVRGDPYRAAADLSVDTTGKKAGMVALEIRALLNGTWKTEPRASALSFLLQANPAAGEREALAADLDTDPAPGLCGIAGFPASHSISPQMYAALFARFGLDYRYTRIEWPSIAEIIAVFRAGRLRGLSVTIPFKEQVIPLLDTIDPDATAIGAVNTVVRCGDELAGFNTDWLGVRKPLQQHRGERAVLIGAGGAAAAAAYALKSLGMDLTILNRTEERGRVLAARFDCSTAPLSRFGDLDPEVVVHATPVGMHPDTGTLLTRADLDEGMTVFDLVYTPRMTPLLREAEAAGAWVIPGTEMFIHQACAQFEHFTGIQVSPDLVRGVIG from the coding sequence ATGAGGATCGTGTTGACCGGTCTCCGGGGTACCGGCAAGACCGCGGTTGGGGAAGCCCTCGCCGCTCTCTACCACCTCCCCCTGATCGACTCCGATGGATTGATCGAGAAGGAGGCCGGTATGGCGATCCCGAAGATCTTCGCCACAGAAGGAGAGGAAGGGTTTCGGAGGCGTGAACACCAGGCGATCGCCGGACTGCCGGTCGGCCCGGCGGTGATCAGCACCGGCGGCGGGGTTCTCCTCGACCAGCAGAATCTGGTCGCCCTCAGGCACGAGTCCACGATGGTGCTGCTGACCGCAGACCTGGAGACGATGTACCGGCGGACCATCACCTCCGACCGCCCGCCCCTGACCGGGGAACCGCTGATGGATGAGATCCGGACGGTGGCCGCGGTCAGAGGGGATCCCTACCGGGCGGCGGCCGACCTCTCTGTCGACACCACCGGCAAGAAGGCAGGGATGGTGGCGCTGGAGATTCGGGCGCTGCTCAACGGGACCTGGAAGACCGAGCCCCGGGCGAGTGCGCTCTCGTTCCTCCTCCAGGCTAACCCGGCCGCCGGGGAACGGGAGGCGCTCGCCGCAGACCTGGACACCGATCCGGCACCTGGTCTCTGCGGGATCGCCGGCTTCCCGGCCTCCCACTCGATCAGTCCGCAGATGTACGCGGCTCTCTTCGCCCGGTTCGGCCTGGACTACCGCTACACCCGGATCGAATGGCCTTCGATCGCAGAGATCATCGCCGTCTTCCGGGCCGGCAGGCTCCGCGGCCTCTCGGTGACGATCCCGTTCAAGGAGCAGGTGATCCCCTTGCTCGATACCATCGACCCGGATGCAACGGCGATCGGGGCCGTCAACACCGTGGTCAGGTGCGGGGATGAACTCGCCGGGTTCAATACCGACTGGCTCGGGGTGAGGAAACCTCTCCAGCAGCACCGGGGAGAACGAGCCGTGCTGATCGGGGCCGGGGGGGCTGCGGCGGCAGCTGCGTACGCTCTGAAGAGCCTCGGGATGGACCTGACGATCCTGAACCGGACCGAGGAACGGGGGAGAGTGCTCGCAGCCCGGTTCGACTGCAGCACCGCACCGCTCTCCAGGTTCGGGGACCTCGATCCTGAGGTTGTTGTCCATGCCACGCCGGTCGGGATGCACCCCGATACCGGGACCCTGCTGACCAGGGCGGACCTGGACGAGGGGATGACCGTCTTCGATCTGGTCTACACCCCGAGGATGACTCCCCTCCTGCGGGAGGCCGAGGCGGCCGGGGCCTGGGTCATCCCGGGGACCGAGATGTTCATCCACCAGGCCTGCGCCCAGTTTGAGCACTTTACCGGGATCCAGGTCAGTCCGGACCTGGTCAGGGGGGTGATCGGATGA
- a CDS encoding AI-2E family transporter — MQQRDLIEQWLIVLVIAGIGVLTTVAFFPLLGIVLFALSIAMVSMPLHRRFQRFMRPSISAMLVTVCVGLVLTVCTVATVAVLVENSDFIQLVVQTVLNWAVSSQGGSISLGIPIDAAQITSGVNDLIAQFTTSLKSWIEQIPDLLMDIVIFFLALYLFLEQGERLWLEILKNIPARSRRVASRFSEMAVDTMYSVYVVHLAIAVVTFFLSIPFFMVLGYGHVLFFAVLCGVFQLVPFLGQTVILLFVGGYALALGDVRGILLVIFIGYPIAAVPDVVMRPLLMGQKMQVHPAILFIGFFGGIAVMGAIGFVLGPLLMALLVAAYKIAIEEFGAGREGDKDNNDSG, encoded by the coding sequence GTGCAGCAACGGGATCTGATTGAACAGTGGCTGATTGTGCTGGTGATCGCAGGGATCGGGGTGCTGACCACGGTCGCATTCTTCCCGCTGCTCGGGATCGTCCTCTTCGCCCTCTCGATCGCCATGGTCTCGATGCCGCTGCACCGGCGGTTCCAGCGGTTCATGCGCCCCTCGATCTCTGCCATGCTGGTCACGGTCTGCGTCGGGCTCGTGCTGACTGTATGTACGGTGGCCACGGTGGCCGTGCTCGTCGAGAACAGCGACTTCATCCAGCTGGTGGTCCAGACGGTTCTGAACTGGGCGGTCTCCTCCCAGGGGGGTTCCATCTCCCTGGGGATCCCGATCGATGCGGCCCAGATCACCTCCGGGGTGAACGACCTGATTGCACAGTTCACCACCTCCCTCAAGTCCTGGATCGAGCAGATCCCGGACCTGTTGATGGACATCGTGATCTTCTTCCTGGCGCTGTACCTCTTCCTCGAACAGGGCGAGCGGCTCTGGCTTGAGATCTTAAAGAACATCCCGGCCCGGAGCCGGCGGGTCGCCTCCCGGTTTTCAGAGATGGCCGTCGACACGATGTACTCGGTCTACGTCGTCCACCTGGCGATCGCAGTCGTCACCTTCTTCCTCTCGATCCCGTTCTTCATGGTGCTCGGCTACGGGCATGTCCTTTTCTTCGCGGTCCTCTGCGGGGTCTTCCAGCTCGTCCCGTTCCTCGGGCAGACGGTGATCCTCCTCTTTGTCGGGGGGTACGCGCTCGCCCTCGGGGACGTCCGCGGGATCCTGCTGGTGATCTTCATCGGCTACCCGATCGCGGCGGTTCCGGACGTAGTGATGCGGCCGCTGCTGATGGGGCAGAAGATGCAGGTCCACCCCGCGATCCTGTTCATCGGGTTCTTCGGGGGGATCGCGGTGATGGGGGCGATCGGGTTCGTGCTCGGCCCGCTGCTGATGGCGCTGCTGGTCGCGGCCTACAAGATCGCGATCGAGGAGTTCGGGGCCGGCCGGGAGGGTGATAAGGATAATAACGATTCCGGGTGA
- a CDS encoding prephenate dehydrogenase/arogenate dehydrogenase family protein — MSSEGEKKGTTVGIIGGTGQMGSFFAAVFRRAGWEVAVRGRKSDQSLDRFLDPCDIVMIVVPIRATVGVIEEVAPLLRADQLLCDLTSLKTGPVAAMIKSKASVVGLHPMFGPGVETLQGQTIVVTPATAPEERYRPMIRVFAGDGARITVTTPEHHDRMMAIVQGLTHFLTLCMADTMRRQQIEIEEVLTYTSPIYRIQLGLIGRLLSQDDGLYGDMLQMNPAVGPVLADCEQAVQSLSDAVESGDPDRFSRFFLENAKKYSVYGPQATLETDHLIRCLVER; from the coding sequence GTGAGCAGTGAAGGGGAGAAGAAGGGAACGACGGTCGGAATCATTGGCGGGACCGGCCAGATGGGCTCCTTCTTTGCAGCGGTCTTCCGCCGGGCTGGCTGGGAGGTCGCGGTGAGGGGGCGAAAGAGCGATCAGTCGCTCGATCGGTTCCTCGATCCCTGCGATATCGTGATGATCGTCGTGCCGATCCGGGCGACGGTCGGGGTGATCGAGGAGGTGGCGCCACTGCTGCGGGCCGACCAGCTCCTCTGCGACCTGACCTCGCTGAAGACCGGGCCGGTCGCGGCGATGATCAAATCGAAGGCCAGCGTTGTCGGTCTCCACCCCATGTTCGGCCCCGGCGTCGAGACCCTGCAGGGGCAGACGATCGTCGTCACCCCGGCCACCGCCCCGGAGGAGCGGTACAGACCGATGATTCGGGTTTTCGCCGGAGATGGGGCCCGAATCACCGTTACAACACCCGAACATCACGACCGGATGATGGCGATTGTCCAGGGGCTGACCCACTTTCTGACCCTCTGCATGGCCGACACGATGCGGCGGCAGCAGATCGAGATCGAGGAGGTGCTCACCTATACGAGCCCGATCTACCGGATCCAACTCGGGCTTATCGGGAGGCTCCTCTCGCAGGACGACGGCCTCTACGGAGACATGCTCCAGATGAATCCGGCTGTCGGACCGGTACTGGCCGACTGCGAGCAGGCGGTCCAGAGCCTTTCGGACGCGGTCGAGAGCGGAGATCCCGACCGGTTCTCCCGGTTCTTCCTGGAGAACGCCAAAAAGTACAGCGTCTACGGTCCTCAGGCCACCCTCGAGACCGACCACCTTATCCGATGCCTGGTGGAGCGATGA